One genomic region from Natrinema caseinilyticum encodes:
- a CDS encoding PIN domain-containing protein — protein MKLFLDTNVIVAAVTKDTDRSAAAIRALNAFEETNTSVLNLMELRTVLTKKKQFERDRVEKIEQRVSSRTTITFLDASDIVAANRLQEETLLYPMDALVLAAADAVDATLVSFDSELGEHGAKQPQELI, from the coding sequence ATGAAACTCTTTCTCGATACAAACGTTATCGTCGCTGCAGTTACCAAAGACACTGACCGATCAGCGGCCGCAATTCGTGCACTCAACGCCTTCGAAGAGACGAATACGTCCGTGCTGAATCTCATGGAGCTTCGAACGGTTCTCACGAAAAAGAAGCAGTTTGAACGCGACCGCGTCGAGAAAATAGAACAGCGGGTCAGTTCTCGGACGACTATCACGTTCCTCGACGCCTCTGACATCGTTGCGGCCAATCGCCTCCAAGAGGAGACGCTTCTGTACCCGATGGACGCCCTCGTGCTCGCAGCGGCCGACGCTGTCGACGCGACACTTGTCTCGTTCGATAGCGAATTAGGAGAGCATGGCGCAAAGCAGCCACAAGAGCTCATCTAA